Part of the Nicotiana sylvestris chromosome 5, ASM39365v2, whole genome shotgun sequence genome is shown below.
ggaagagcaatgaaagaaacaacaatcaggcgtccacctggagaacaaggatgaagaaaagaaatagcaatcatctggagaacaaggatgaagaattgaattagcagtcaggcgtccacgtggagaacaaggaagaacagttgaaatatcagaagtcaggcgtccacctggagaacaaggaaaagcatcaaaactggggcagaagattttctgccatggtcgaaaattttctcagaagaacaaggaaatcaattcaagttttaagagatagcaagacaacaagatttggagaaaaacagtcggaggtaagacaattccaagatgttgaaaatgggatcatccgccctcgaataggatatttgggttcatccaccctcgaataggatattttgggttcatccgccctcgaataggatattctgggttcatccgccctcgaataggatattttgggttcatccgccctcgaataggatatattgggttcatccgccctcgaataggatatttgggttcatccgccctcgaataggatattttgggttcatccgccctcgaataggatatttgggttcatccgccctcgaataggatattttgggttcatccgccctcgaataggatattttgggttcatccgccctcgaataggatattttgggttcatccgccctcgaataggatatttgggttcatccgccctcgaataggatatttgggttcatccgccctcgaataggatatttgggttcatccgccctcgaataggatatttgggttcatccgccctcgaacaggatattttgggttcatccgccctcgaataggatatttgggttcatccgccctcgaataggatattttgggttcatccgccctcgaataggatatatgggttcatccgccctcgaataggatattttgggttcatccgccctcgaataggatattttgggttcatccgccctcgaataggatatttgggttcatccgccctcgaataggatatttgggttcatccgccctcgaataggattttattttttaaagttgttgaaatcaggagccccccctgaagaacagaatggcgatgtattggttgaagagaggaatgacattcatttttaaagttgttgttgaagttgggagcccgcccatagaacagaggcatacatttcagtctttaattttcaagcattgaacttgggagcccgcccagataacagaggcatacatttcaagtctttaattttcaagtattaaaattgggagcccgcccagataacagaggcatacatttcaaaatcaagtcagaggacaataaaacagagggttacaataggaatccccagcaggaaacaataaaattccccggcaccgggaaacagaaggttgcaacaagaggtcacagtacaaactcaagtacatgtgtcaaaagaagtaaagcaccgaaagaaatgcaagcagacaaggaagcaaggcaacaaaaacaaattgtactctagcctagcttcttgtttttttaagcacggtgtaacaaggagatcggtaagcagtagtaatagcatgcaacaacagtaacattgcagtccaacggtagtcccagctaccaaaatttctcgaactacattgacctgattcctgtttagcccaggatatgtaggaaacctttgaagcaaaggttcggtcaaatctttttcaaaaaaatgcttcaacggagtactcggatgggcaaaaatcgctcgctttatctttgcacgaaaacccttcgtgtctccgggcaaagaggggcagctgtaagcacgtgatttttgccctatatgagaattactcccaaaaaattcaaaaataaaatgatttttctttggtgtacaattttgtgatattttgaagaattatttgtatttgtctgtgcgtgtttattcgctaaattaataaaaaatacaaaaatatgtcgcattttgcatgtaggatttaattctacaattgttagtaattaaaattgttttacaaaaattaaaaattacaaaaataggcatcgtttgcatttttagcatttaatgtccaaatatacaattttatgcttaattaatacttaattgtgcgttaattgttattgggagttaatttgcgcctttataacttaatttagttcttaataatagtttaagtatttttataatttagttttagaaaaataaaagaagaaaagagagcgaaaatataaagaaagtcggaattgggcctcttcttcaatttcaagctataggcccaaaaaatggcccaatcttccctacgacccagtccatttcgaactgggtcgacccagtccattaacccaacaccccttcttcatttttgtccaacacaaaacaaaaccaaaaaaaaataaaaaaataaaaagtgaattatcactattaatagttttattttttgtttttttatatataaaaaaaatccgaaaatattttattttatttattatttttattttaaaaaatatatatatatatagtaatttatagtaatttcggaaatgattttaaaaaaataaaaaaaaagtaaaagaatgtagaaaatttaaaaaaaaagtaaaaagttttaaaaaatttaaaagtaaaagaaggttggaattaaaaaataaatataaagatatctgaaaatttaaaaaatttaaagtaattgaaagtagcatttttaaaagaaaaagaaaagatagtggtttattttttaaagaaaagttaaataaagtgagattctcttttaaaaaaaataaaaagtgggattttaaataagataaagtaattaaagttggaattttaaaaataaaagtaaataaaggtgggatttctttttctaaaaaaataaaagcaatttgtaagtgggatttcttttaattaaaaaaataataaaataataaaaaacaaatctgaaaatttctaaaattttgctataaatagaagagaaaatttaagaagaagtgtggaaaaagagagaggaaaaactagatagagagaagaaaaaaaagggggcggagtgagaagtatacacccgatatacattctgtatacactgaatatacaggggcagaattcattttggagagttttgaagttgaaaaaaaaaatagttactgctttattgcctcgcttaagatctgaaatagtcagaaccttcctgccttttacttcttcactatacttggagtcgtttatagtctcctgggttttctgctattcctactgtactggtttgcgatgttgctgaatctgctgttgctgtgttattactgctgctgacttctccttcttttgttcttgtactgctgtttccaggtacacatttgtacaatctcggcttgaagcaaaaaatgaaatattaatcaggctttgttcctgttgaattcctcctgtttagatttgtggttgaatataatttttctttcttcgtataaagatgtagttgaatgattaatgaataatgaggttgcatatgtatactttcttcatctaataatgttattttaaattacggagaataattaatctgtttttgatattatggtcaatctcatgttctagtattattgaataacagaatataaaatgaaagcagtttttctttgtacaaactcgatcgcaattttccattcgcattagccgtaaactaataactaataagttacgtttttcagcatgtaaataattaagagattttcttttagtttagagacgaacttaatagaaaatatagtcattgtaggtttatcctgtaaaaataaaaatgagacgagcctcgccaaataaaacgtatagattgcggggccctcacaaaatgtatggtttaattagaattcggaaggaccgtttagcgaatttcacggtcttccccaaaataataacgcgatagtctctttaggcgcgtgtttaatattttactttcttaagcctgggtgtgcatttcatgcgacccgaatccaaatcccaaaacatcaaataaaacgtgttccggattgtgggtgcatttcatgtaacgcagtccaaagacgtgttttaagcgatgttcatatttcttttaaaaacaataataataaagcggttaaaagataaaatttgcacataagttcatatttgtataaaatcagacaatcaagccgaatataacagttgagcgaccgtgctagaaccacggaactcgggaatgcctaacaccttctcccgggttaacagaattccttatccggatttctggtacacagactgtaatatggagtcattcttttcctcgattcgggattaaaattggtgacttgggacaccctaaatctcccaagtggcgactctgaaataaataaaccaatcccgtctcgattgtcctttaattggaaaaactcccctgcacccttgcgggcgcggaaaaaggaggtgcgacatcttcctagaacctccttcttttAGGAATATGAGTCctaaaattcctccgggactgataggaagggacgagtaGCAACATGCAATAAGAATCGAGACCAGCCATCGCTCTAATTACCTTTACGgtgtgggaaagggtagatatgaatatgatggcCGGTGCATTAatgccacgtgtagcccctcttttgaggagtgtcataccgggtattgcattgacgtgatccatattataaacaaacctaggaccccctccctctTATATTCTCAAGTGTATTTAAtctataactcttttcaaaatttcgcctttcaataattgttttcaaactcttgtgtgtttaaatttaaatcccctactatttgagcctgaGCCAATACTTGCCTATCTGTAtaaattcacaaaactgtctggctgggaaccacactagtggatcctgaggggttcctaactacttctccttaggataatttcaagcccttaccctatctttggTTATCAAACGCAGTTGTAGACGAACCTCAaaatcgttaggtgacgactcttcaaaaaatgcaaaccctgttcccaaaaggaatgagttgtcccataccaaatgtcataaacccgactTCCCGATGTGAAGaaggaaagggggggggggaccaCGACATGGgtcatatacaaaaattatacaaactttatacactttttcgactACCAGATGTAAATAATTTCTGGCGCGGTCTAAACGTgatataattttgggttattatcACGTTTAGACCGCGCCAGAAATTATTTACATCtggtagccgaaaaagtgtataaaatttgtataatttttgtatataacatacagaatgtataaatacacaaaaaatatacaaattttatgcaTTTTGTCGGCTATTCATTTTAAAACAgttatacaatgtcatttttcctATTCTTTTTTGGTTTCTCGGATTTTGATTTATTTGAATTTGTGTCGTTTAAGGTTCATTAAAGGGGGCATCTCTTCTTAATTatcaagtttttttttgtttttatagtTGGAATTCGAAACCTTAAATTAAGAATAGACGAATCTTATCGCAATCATTGGTGGTGGTCATCATGAAATTTGTGATGTTGTGATTAAGATGATAGTTTTTGACCACTCATCTCACCCCTTGAGATAAAATATTGTTTTGCAATTTCTGTGAAAAGGTTTTGAAAAGTACTGAAACAAGGAAATAAAAACAAGGAATAGGCTTTGCCGGCTTATTTTGAGGCATAGCAATAACCATTTCGTCCAACCTAAAATGGCACACATTATAATGCCAGTGGTCCTCTAAcactcttctttctcttttcataaaATTGAATAGGAGTACTTTTTTCTATCTCGACTCTCAATCTTACttattttgataaattgaatTTGTTTCAAAATATCAAATGATTTAGTAAAATAAGAGTgattaaaatttatatttattgttattgTTCTAATTAGTGGAGTTAGTAACTCATTGAGACGTTTAAAGAAAGACAAAtgataatttgtataaactcttataattaaaattattaaatatctTTCTAATAAAGGGATGTATAAATAAAAACATTACAAAGACAAATAATATGAACCACCAAAAGTTCTTATTGCAAAGAATTGTACACTTTGGCTTTGTGATTCTAGGACGTGATTATACTAAATATATTTGCTTCTAGAAAGTAGAAAACActtcttgtatattttctttctttttttttggaagaGGGGCCCTCTTGAATTTACACTTTTTTGGCAGGGTGtattaaaatttattattttcttgaTAACGACTAACGAGTAACCAAAAAGAGATAATAAAGAAGAATaaaacagaaaaataaaagaaacagtACTATGATGACTTCATTAAATGCTTCTCAATTTATTAGTAGTACTATTTTAATACAAAATCCTAAAGCAATAAAAGCTAGTTTCACAAAATTAGACAATAAGATAAAAAGTCATGAAATTCAAATTGAAACACCCCTCCCCcaccccccccaaaaaaaaaaaaaaagaagcattttcaacaaaaataaataagaaaatatattaaaCTATCTTTAAACTTAAAACCCCCACTTACATTCTAGGCTTAATCTTAGCTCTTAGATTATTTTTCATCACCACAGTAAATTCCAACTTTTCACTAAAATCCACTTTGGTATTTTCCGGGTAAACGGACCATTCGAATTCTTGAACCAATCGGGCCAACATCAAACTCACATGAACCGTAGCCATATTCAAACCGGGGCAAATCCTCCGACCCATACCAAATGGTATCATTTTCACACCGCTCACACCAGTAATATCAGCTTCCTCCTTACCCAAAAAGAACCTATCCGGATCAAACTTCTCAGGTTCGGACCATAACTTCGGGTCATCAGATATTCCAGGTAGGAATATCTCCACATTTGCATCGGTGGGTATATCGTACCCACCTAATTTAGCTGGCTCAATTACGGCATGAGTCAGTGAAAAGTACGTAGGAGGATGTTTACGTAATAATTCTTTTATTACGGCGTTTAAATATGGCATTTTTTCTATGTCCTTCTCGTCAACTTTTTTGTTGTCCTCAACTGTGTTTTTGATTTCTTCGTACAATCTTGATTGTATACTTGGGTTTTCAATAATTCTTGCTATGGCCCATTCTATTGCTGTTGCTGTTGTGTCTGTCCCACCGTTAAGGAACTCTGAACATAATGTGACTAGTTCAGGATTTGTTGGGGCTGAATTTCTCcctgttataaaataaaataacaaaagatatgtgaatataatttttcttacgGCGATCTTGCACATAAAATGTTTagagaaataaaaacaaattaatcCATTCAAAATACAACAAAGCTAGGTATGCTGcaaattttattaattattgcTATTTCGCATAAAATATTTGTATTTATGAAGTTGAAAGAAAGGAATTCTAAATAGTCATCTTATTCCAGAAAGAGAGTGTCCCCTTAATTTAAAACTTACgtaaatttcaatttatatttaGATTCAAGTTTCAGAATAAAACTGAAAATATCGAGTCTTTTAATATATAAAGCCTTCATATTTATTTTTGCCTTCCTATGTATACGTATATGTGTATATACACGTACACACGCTATTCCTTTGTTTCATTTTACATATATGACATTAATTAAATGATAGAGAGGCAAATCCAGAATTCACAATTTATGAATTCATAATAATAATTGAGTTACAGTCAACTATTATAAATATCTTATGGATTTATTAATATGTACATAAAACCCTACCTGGTACTCCAGATTTGTCACCGACTTAATatgaaatttaagaaagaaaGTACTTTGACACATAACAAAAATATCCTTGAAACTCACATGATTTTAGACATTGACATTTTTATGGATATAAGAGCATGccattaaatttaaaaataaaaatctattcTTTTCTAAAcagattaaaaagaaaaaagtgtTACTCCATATAAAATGGATAGTACAAACTATCTAACAATACGTACCTTCGACTTTGACATCGAAAAGTGTGTCAAGGTACGAGAATGAAGCTGCTGTTTCATCAGATTCTGGGTTGCTGAGAATTTTCCTACGTTTTTCAATGAACGGTACGATGGTCTCAATCTGTTGTTTCCGTACATCCATGGCACGTTTTCTTTGTTTagagaaaaatggactcaaaATTGGAAGATAATCATCTAATCTTGGATCAAGAACAATCAACACAGTTTTCATCATTTGATCAATTGTCTCAATCGTCTGTTCATCCATTTCTACACCAAAACACATTGCCAAAAGAATGGCAAAAACAGCAAACCTAGCATTTTTTAaaacccaaacgacgccgttatTTGCTTTAGCTTCTACTTGAATTTTTTCGATCATTTTATCCATAGCGGTTTCTCTCACATTCCTAAATTCTTTTAGCTTCGTTGAACTCAGCCCGTTTTGAACCATGTTTTTCCTCAAGGACCGCCAAACAGGCCCGTAAACAGCTGCGTTTACAGTAAACTTGTCGCAGCTGAATACGGTCCTGGTCGGGTTTTCGCGAGGTCTGCTCGCGAAAACCTGACCCTTCTGGACCAGTGCCTCGTGGACCAACTCGGCACTGGAGATAATAATCATGGTTCTTGTACCCATTTTTAGGGTAAAAATAGAACCATATTTTGGACGAAGATCTCTCACGTACTGAAAAAATGGTTTTCGAGAACGTGCTACTTGAAAAAGATTACCTATAATTGGCCATCCAGGTGGTCCAGGAGGTAAATTCAGtttctttgatttgctttttTTGGAAAACAAGAAGATTAGACTAGAAAGAGCAAAGGCTAAAGCAGTGAAAATGAGATGATAATAAGGAGAAAGTGACGAAGTTGAGAAAGAATCCATTGAAACAAAGGAAATATTAGTGTGGTGTATACTCTCAATATTTTTTTGTGGGTAGGAtaacaaaaaatgagaaaaatataGGAGTATATAAGAATGAAAAAACAGCTTGAAATTACAGGTGGGGGAATGGAGGAATAATTAAGGCTCCTCAACAGATGAAAACTGTGGGTGTTAAATGCAGGGCATAACTAAAACCAAAGTAGGAAAACAGTAATGGATAGAAACAAGAAATTCTATATTACTATGGATTTAAGTTCTATTTATCGTAAGCTATGTTGCTCAGGCTCTCCAAAAATATATTGTTGTACTCGTATTGAATTTTTTAATAAATACATTATTTTTAGAGGATTATTGATACATACTCGACGATATTTTTAAGGAGTTTGAATAATATATATTGACAATATAATAAATTTTATGCTATTACTATAATTTACATACTATAACaaatttacaatttattttaggtTACCGATAAATACTTATCAAATAGATTTAGACATCTACTATTAAAAAAACTAGGAATTAGCGACGGACAAATTCTAtagctaaataaaaaaaaattatccgTCAGTAATTTTACTTAGCGACAAATTAGCAACAGATAATCAAAAAATTCTATTAGCTACGAGCGATTTAACGGCACATTAACGACAAAATTTATACCTAATTTCAATTTCTTAATAATGGTTGtaactttttaaaataaattaattgtataaatattttttacaCTATTAATATCCAGAGATTTTAAACCGTTATACTTAAGTCCAAAGTAGGAAACGGTAAAGATAGAAACAAGAATGTATATGCTACAGATGGGTGAAGGAGATGGGATGGCAAAACGGTGGAGGATGTACAGATAGTTGGGAGTAAGTATCTTCACAACTACCTCCTAATACTCATTAAATTTGGCCAGGAATATATTAATTAAGATTTGATAAGAAAAAAGAATGGAGTGTTGACCTCAAGAAACATGAATATTTATGTAACATGCATGCATGGCATTTTGTGCAtagtttttcaatttctttttcccattcagcTGCTTATGATAAAGAGGAAGATGAAAATGAACTGTCATAACAACCTAGGTAATGATAAGTATTCTATATACATCATTTTGTTTGGAGAAAATTTGACATTCACATAGAATTATgtagtactccctccgttcactttttgCTTGTCGATTATGATCTACAAgtagattttcatttttatttattcactaaataattattttttctgTTTTACCATTAGTATTagttactcatttcaaattatttttcaaatccaTTAAGACTATACACCAATTAATATGGATATCATGATAAACTATGCACGTTATTTTTACTTCTTAAGCAGTCATGCAAAATCAATAATGGACAAGTAAAAATGAACGGAGAGAGTATTACTTTTATCGTGTGTGCTTCCTGTTAAAATCCTAATAACTAGGGTAAATCTTGTATAATTAATACACTGTTTATTTTCGATATTAAACTCCACTTAACTAACTAATCATGGTCTAACATATACTACAATTTATGAAATACTATCATATATAGGATGTGATGCGAGATAAGATTATGTGTATTAGTAATATATAAATAGGGAGCATCTAAAGACAAAATGCCCTTTAAATTGGGAATCCTTACATAACTATAATCCCTCTATTATCATTTGATCCTTATACCAATTTATCCATCAATATTAATCACCACATAAATTCTTATTAGATGAATAAACAATTTATACATTATAATCCTGGCATAATTGAGGGCGGACGCTCGTTCAACAAAGTGGTATCACATGACAATATTTCGTCAAAATTTTCTACTGAAGATATGCATTAATACTTTGAGAAAACAGATAAGTAGGAAAAATGACATCACTGAATACATATTCTCCTGGAGCATTGGTTATGTTCATGATTTTGCTCTAAGAGGTCAGCCTCAATTAGATGCAAAACCAAACGGCCCTTATTGTTTAATTTACATCCAATGAAAAAGCTAAAGATGTaaggttttatttatttttttatccaGAAGGTAAGATAATATATATGCTTTGACGAATCCAGACATAGCAAACTATGTATCACGATAAATACAGTTAAGTTATATACAACATTGGTATAGGAATTGTTTTACATTACTAGGTCACCCAAATGGACATCTACAGGTAAACcatttaaaaatgtaaaaaaattgATATTGAAAATAAGACAAGTTACCTGCTATAACAGATAAAGACCTAATATGGGGTAAACACTTCCTTATTTCGACTGTTTATATAACTTAAACTTGAGTAAGTATATATGAACTGAAACATTACCATTTACTTAACGTTACCATTTACAGTATACTGTTATTGTGAATTTACTACCTTAAGTTTAGGCTATTATATTGTACTTTTTCAACTAATTATGGTTGTCATAACTCCCTTCAGGGGAATTAATGGGAGCGGATTATAACAGAACTCTATGATATTAGATATTAGGATGCTAAGTGTTAGACCTCCGCCACTTTAAGCCTGACTTGACAACGAGAGTGTTGTCAGCAAGAGTGTTGCAAGCTAGGTGCACGAGTAGCACCAAGGCAAAAAGGGAAACGGACAAGTGATGGCCAAGGCTTTGACGGAGGCGAGGCAGCTTGGCAAGGGCATGACAATGAGTTGCGGGCTGAGGGTGACGCTTGATCATGGCAAAGACATCAAGGCATGAGGCAGTGATGCCAAGGCAAGGCAAAAACGGAATGGCAAAGGCAGGCTAAAGCGCAACGGAAGGCAGTGCGCGGGACAGACTTGTCATGACATTGGGGCCCGACAAAGGACCATGTTCGTGGGCAATGGCATAAGCAAAATGTGGCTACAATGCAGCTGGATACAATGGCACTAGCGCCTGATTCAAGCCAAGACACGAAAATGGGCACCAAGCTTCAGATTGACTAAGTCAAGGGCGGTTACAGCATATACTGTGCACATGGGCAGCAGTTGAGCTTTGCTAAAAAGGTTGGCAGAAGTGTTAGCACATTTTAAGGCCATGTTTTCCATTATTATTAGCCATGATTTACATGTTCCTATTAGTTGGGGGTTGTTAACTACATTAGGCTAAAATAATGGGCTAAGTGGGACAAGCGTCTAAGCCTAAGGCAACTAATGTGAAAAAAGGGGCTGGTTCATGTATTATAAATGGGTAGCACCCTTTATGTTTATGGCAGGAGTGAAAAACGTGTAAGAGTGAACATTGAATTAAGAAAGAGTCCTAAGTCTGGTTTTCAAGAGTGAAAACGCCTAAGGCTAAGAGTAGTCTTGTAAGGGTCAAGAGTGATCTTCTTATACACGGCATTGTACTTCGAGTTTGAGTTTCTTTGTATGCTCGAGTTAAATACAAAGTTGGAAAAAGAGTTTCTTGTATATTGTGCCTTGTGTTCATCTATATTTTCTGTTCCTTTACCTATTTTTGTTGCCTAAAATCAGTCCTAAACTTACTACGTTGAAAAGCTGCCTAAAATATTCTGAGTCCAAAGATACTGTAATTTTGGCTAAGTATTGGAGGAGGCTGAAGTCAAGTGTGAGACTTGTCTGCCCCGCTAGGCTATTTTCGGCGGACTGAAAACGCGCCTATAACACTAAGGTAGGTGCCCGTCTTTTGATTTTACTCTTATAGCAATTTTGGTTTGTAAGGAAATGGGAAGGAATAATTTAAGATGTGTCACTTTTATATTTTCACTAGTAAATTATTCGTGCTTCGCGCGGTTATAAGAAACAATAGTGAATTCACATAATGGCCTTGTAAATTCAGTGAGATaggaaaaaaattcaaataaaaaagtTAAACTAAATCTTCTATATATGCATTTAAAATTAATTCTGTAAATTTGATTAAATATTTTCGATAATATCCATGGGTGTAATTTCAATACTTCAAGCACCATACATGTTACAAGTCAAATGAGCAAATCTTGTTGATAAGCATTCCTTAATTAATTG
Proteins encoded:
- the LOC104212698 gene encoding cytochrome P450 77A2, translated to MDSFSTSSLSPYYHLIFTALAFALSSLIFLFSKKSKSKKLNLPPGPPGWPIIGNLFQVARSRKPFFQYVRDLRPKYGSIFTLKMGTRTMIIISSAELVHEALVQKGQVFASRPRENPTRTVFSCDKFTVNAAVYGPVWRSLRKNMVQNGLSSTKLKEFRNVRETAMDKMIEKIQVEAKANNGVVWVLKNARFAVFAILLAMCFGVEMDEQTIETIDQMMKTVLIVLDPRLDDYLPILSPFFSKQRKRAMDVRKQQIETIVPFIEKRRKILSNPESDETAASFSYLDTLFDVKVEGRNSAPTNPELVTLCSEFLNGGTDTTATAIEWAIARIIENPSIQSRLYEEIKNTVEDNKKVDEKDIEKMPYLNAVIKELLRKHPPTYFSLTHAVIEPAKLGGYDIPTDANVEIFLPGISDDPKLWSEPEKFDPDRFFLGKEEADITGVSGVKMIPFGMGRRICPGLNMATVHVSLMLARLVQEFEWSVYPENTKVDFSEKLEFTVVMKNNLRAKIKPRM